A region from the Acidobacteriota bacterium genome encodes:
- a CDS encoding MFS transporter yields the protein LLVGLGMGAEGDLIAYLTSRYFGLKAFAELYGYAFGIFVLSGACGTLLMGIGFDKTGSYRVPMLGFLTLVVAAIILFSRLGPYRYGVRQPSKGDAALKASAAAS from the coding sequence CATTGCTGGTAGGGCTTGGCATGGGAGCGGAAGGCGACCTCATCGCATATCTCACCAGCCGCTATTTCGGACTCAAAGCCTTCGCGGAACTCTATGGATACGCCTTTGGCATCTTCGTGCTTTCGGGAGCGTGCGGCACACTTCTCATGGGCATCGGCTTCGACAAGACCGGCTCTTACAGGGTGCCGATGCTTGGCTTTCTCACGCTGGTCGTCGCAGCCATCATTCTGTTCAGCCGACTTGGTCCCTATCGCTACGGCGTGCGGCAGCCAAGCAAAGGGGACGCCGCACTCAAAGCTTCCGCTGCCGCATCGTAG
- a CDS encoding methyltransferase, whose translation MSTSGTHMATKAHPTSQPSGSKSTPVPLLRIMLESLALHQSVFAVAELGIADMLVSGPQPTEELAKKLRVNDTALYRILRLLASQEIFVETAARTFANNDLSNFLCSDVPGSLRSMGRFRGTDFVYLSFGEILHTIRTGEPGRAKVLGMDGWEYLERNPGTARIFDDAMTEISAVVAPSIASAYGFSKWESLMDVGGGNGLLLAAILRAHRSLRGVLADQQHVLKRARERGFLSGPLEKRSSMQPCDLFRDIPKGCRAYLMKSVIHDWNDEDAKKILSQCRRAVPKNGALLLVEFNLPEDNSPSRSKFVDVTMMVLTGGRERTIPEFSSLLTKSGFRLNDVVKTAGEFNVLEALPV comes from the coding sequence ATGTCTACATCAGGGACACACATGGCCACCAAAGCACACCCTACATCACAACCATCCGGCTCCAAATCGACTCCGGTTCCACTGCTTCGAATCATGCTGGAGAGCCTGGCGCTTCACCAATCCGTTTTTGCCGTTGCAGAACTGGGAATCGCCGACATGCTGGTTTCCGGGCCCCAGCCAACTGAAGAGCTAGCTAAGAAGCTCAGGGTGAACGACACGGCTCTCTATCGCATCTTGCGTCTGCTAGCGAGCCAGGAAATTTTTGTAGAGACGGCGGCACGAACATTCGCCAACAACGATCTCTCGAATTTCCTTTGCTCGGATGTGCCGGGATCGCTGCGCTCAATGGGCAGGTTTCGAGGAACAGATTTCGTCTATCTCTCTTTTGGCGAGATCCTGCACACCATTCGCACGGGCGAGCCCGGAAGAGCGAAGGTGCTGGGCATGGATGGATGGGAGTACCTGGAGCGGAATCCCGGCACGGCTCGCATCTTCGACGACGCTATGACGGAAATATCGGCAGTGGTTGCACCTAGCATCGCAAGCGCCTACGGCTTCTCAAAATGGGAAAGCCTGATGGATGTTGGGGGCGGAAATGGCCTCTTGCTTGCCGCTATCCTCCGCGCGCATCGCTCTCTTCGCGGCGTGCTCGCCGATCAGCAGCACGTCCTGAAACGGGCCCGCGAGCGCGGCTTCCTCTCAGGCCCGCTGGAAAAACGCAGCTCCATGCAACCATGTGACCTCTTCCGCGATATCCCAAAAGGCTGCCGAGCCTACCTGATGAAGAGCGTCATCCATGACTGGAACGACGAGGACGCGAAGAAAATCCTCAGCCAATGCCGGCGCGCTGTTCCGAAGAATGGCGCCTTACTACTGGTTGAGTTCAATTTGCCGGAAGACAATTCGCCGTCGCGGAGCAAGTTCGTCGATGTCACTATGATGGTCTTAACCGGTGGGAGAGAGAGGACCATTCCCGAATTCAGCTCGTTGCTGACCAAGTCCGGCTTTCGTCTAAATGACGTAGTGAAAACTGCCGGCGAATTCAATGTATTGGAGGCCCTGCCGGTCTAG